The following coding sequences are from one Microbacterium sp. SORGH_AS_0969 window:
- the hisH gene encoding imidazole glycerol phosphate synthase subunit HisH: MTSRPLVAVLDYGSGNVHSAVKALIEAGADARLTSDRSLLLDADGLLVPGVGAYSAVMGALNESRGGEIIDRRLAGGRPVLGICVGMQVMFERGIERGADTEGLGEWPGTVAELEAPVLPHMGWNTVASGAGSRLFDGIENERFYFVHSYAAQEWSLEVTPPFPEPVLTWCTYGAPFLAAVENGPLSATQFHPEKSGEAGIRLLANWIDGLRTTTV; this comes from the coding sequence GTGACATCCAGGCCGCTCGTCGCTGTCCTCGACTACGGTTCCGGCAACGTCCACTCCGCTGTCAAAGCCCTGATCGAGGCCGGTGCCGATGCGCGACTGACCTCCGACCGCTCTCTGCTCCTGGATGCCGACGGTTTGCTCGTCCCTGGTGTCGGCGCGTACAGCGCCGTGATGGGCGCGCTGAACGAGAGCCGCGGCGGCGAGATCATCGACCGCCGTCTCGCCGGCGGTCGCCCGGTGCTCGGTATCTGCGTGGGCATGCAGGTCATGTTCGAGCGCGGCATCGAGCGCGGGGCCGACACCGAGGGCCTGGGGGAGTGGCCGGGTACCGTGGCCGAGCTCGAGGCCCCGGTGCTCCCGCACATGGGGTGGAACACCGTGGCATCCGGAGCCGGTTCCCGCCTGTTCGACGGGATCGAGAACGAGCGCTTCTACTTCGTGCACTCCTACGCAGCGCAGGAGTGGTCGCTCGAGGTCACCCCGCCGTTCCCCGAGCCCGTCCTGACCTGGTGCACGTACGGAGCGCCGTTCCTCGCGGCGGTCGAGAACGGGCCGCTGTCGGCGACGCAGTTCCATCCCGAGAAGTCGGGCGAGGCCGGCATCCGGCTCCTCGCCAATTGGATCGACGGGCTGCGCACGACTACTGTGTGA